One part of the Acipenser ruthenus chromosome 55, fAciRut3.2 maternal haplotype, whole genome shotgun sequence genome encodes these proteins:
- the LOC117401628 gene encoding serine/threonine-protein kinase pim-2-like has product MLDMRIEELYFHPCCELNGEIQAKELFETRYKMGPLLGRGGFGSVYAGQRISDGLQVAVKQIPKDKVQKWTRLPSEPRRLPMEIALLQRLWSGAGTGGSGSAAPRGIIRMLEWFETSNGFLIVFERPTPCQDLFDFISERGSLEEPLARRFLRQVTEALLHCQSLGIVHRDIKDENILVDTCKGEIKVIDFGSGALIKESLFAEFEGTRVYSPPEWIMHGHYHARPLTVWSLGVLLFDMVCGDIPFEGDAEITRAQLHFTKQVSPECQSLIGWCMAFRPEERPTMEEILLHPWMTASSAVTEHYDPILGVCRTSKNQSNP; this is encoded by the exons ATGTTGGACATGCGAATTGAAGAATTATATTTTCATCCCTGTTGTGAACTAAACGGGGAAATACAAG ccaaGGAACTGTTCGAAACTCGGTACAAAATGGGTCCACTTCTGGGCCGAGGCGGGTTTGGATCTGTCTATGCAGGGCAGCGTATATCTGACGGCTTGCAG GTCGCAGTAAAACAGATTCCAAAGGACAAGGTGCAGAAATGGACACGGCTG CCCAGCGAGCCCCGGCGCTTACCGATGGAGATCGCGCTCCTGCAGCGGCTGTGGAGCGGCGCGGGCACCGGCGGGAGCGGCTCAGCCGCCCCTCGCGGGATCATCCGAATGCTCGAGTGGTTTGAAACGAGCAACGGTTTTCTCATCGTGTTCGAACGGCCGACGCCGTGTCAGGATCTCTTCGACTTCATCTCCGAACGGGGGTCCCTGGAGGAGCCGCTGGCGCGAAG ATTCCTGCGTCAGGTGACGGAGGCTCTGCTTCACTGCCAGTCCCTGGGGATCGTGCACCGCGACATCAAGGACGAGAACATCCTGGTGGACACCTGCAAAGGCGAAATCAAGGTGATCGATTTTGGCTCCGGGGCACTGATCAAAGAGAGTTTGTTCGCTGAATTTGAAG ggacTCGTGTGTACAGCCCCCCTGAATGGATTATGCATGGTCACTACCACGCTCGTCCCCTCACAGTCTGGTCTTTGGGGGTACTGCTTTTTGACATGGTGTGTGGGGATATCCCCTTTGAGGGGGACGCGGAGATCACCAGGGCCCAGCTTCACTTCACCAAGCAGGTCTCCCCGG AATGCCAGTCTCTGATTGGCTGGTGCATGGCCTTCAGACCGGAAGAGCGACCAACCATGGAAGAGATTCTACTCCACCCCTGGATGACGGCTTCAAGCGCCGTGACAGAACATTATGATCCAATCCTGGGGGTGTGCAGAACCAGCAAAAACCAAAGCAACCCATAA
- the LOC117401599 gene encoding UDP-galactose translocator isoform X1 produces MAGSEAPGNGIKLGAEKTVGTRRQSEANKKLKYISLAVLVVQNASLILSIRYARTLPGERFFATTAVVVAEMLKVATCLLLILLQKRGNLKEFLVLLYDSIFVQYSDTLKLAVPSLIYTLQNNLQYVAISNLPAATFQVTYQLKILTTAIFSVLMLRKSLSRLQWVSLLFLFAGVAIVQVEQEGGRKEASVENDSQNYAKGLAAVIVSCLSSGFAGVYFEKILKGSTASVWMRNVQLGIFGSGLGLLGMWWNDGAAIGEKGFFFGYTPLVWGVIFNQAFGGLLVAVVVKYADNILKGFATSFSIVVSTVTSVYLFGFHVDLLFALGAGLVIGAVYMYSLPKAASGLPPGLLPSSPSSSLSSSAGSVSSGGRNPMSGGTDSETDPFLAKKAAQTQLQTSYEM; encoded by the exons ATGGCAGGTAGTGAAGCCCCGGGAAACGGGATCAAATTAGGAGCTGAAAAAACTGTCGGGACCAGGAGACAAAGCGAAG ccaataAGAAGCTGAAGTACATCAGCCTGGCCGTGCTGGTCGTGCAGAACGCCTCCCTCATCCTGAGTATCCGTTACGCACGCACCCTCCCTGGGGAGAGATTCTTTGCCACCACGGCTGTGGTCGTGGCTGAGATGCTCAAGGTTGCCACCTGCCTGCTGCTGATCCTGCTCCAGAAGAGAG GGAATCTGAAGGAGTTTTTGGTGCTGTTGTACGACTCGATCTTCGTACAGTACTCGGACACGCTGAAACTGGCCGTGCCGTCTCTCATCTACACCCTGCAAAACAACCTCCAGTACGTGGCGATCTCCAATCTACCCGCAGCCACCTTCCAG GTGACCTACCAGCTGAAGATCCTGACCACCGCCATATTCTCCGTCCTGATGCTTCGCAAGAGCCTGTCTAGGCTGCAGTGGGTCTCGCTCCTGTTCCTCTTCGCTGGCGTGGCCATCGTCCAAGTGGAACAAGAAGGGGGGAGGAAGGAGGCCTCTGTCGAAAACGACAGCCAGAACTACGCCAAGGGACTGGCGGCCGTTATCGTCTCCTGCTTGTCTTCCGGCTTTGCTGGGGTCTACTTCGAGAAGATCCTCAAAGGCAGCACGGCTTCGGTCTGGATGCGGAACGTCCAGTTGGGGATCTTCGGGAGCGGGCTGGGCCTTTTGGGGATGTGGTGGAACGACGGGGCCGCCATCGGGGAGAAGGGCTTTTTTTTCGGGTACACGCCCTTGGTTTGGGGGGTCATCTTCAACCAGGCCTTCGGTGGGTTGCTGGTGGCGGTGGTGGTGAAGTACGCGGACAACATCCTCAAGGGTTTCGCCACCTCGTTCTCGATCGTGGTCTCCACGGTCACCTCGGTGTACCTCTTCGGGTTTCACGTGGATCTCCTTTTCGCTCTCGGGGCTGGGTTGGTGATCGGAGCGGTTTACATGTACAGTCTTCCGAAGGCTGCGTCCGGTCTGCCTCCCGGCTTGCTGCCTTCCTCCCCCTCCTCGTCGTTGTCGTCTTCTGCTGGGTCCGTTTCCTCCGGGGGTAGGAACCCAATGTCGGGAGGGACGGATTCTGAGACGGACCCTTTTTTAGCCAA GAAAGCAGCACAAACACAGCTGCAAACATCAtatgaaatgtaa
- the LOC117401599 gene encoding UDP-galactose translocator isoform X2, whose product MAGSEAPGNGIKLGAEKTVGTRRQSEANKKLKYISLAVLVVQNASLILSIRYARTLPGERFFATTAVVVAEMLKVATCLLLILLQKRGNLKEFLVLLYDSIFVQYSDTLKLAVPSLIYTLQNNLQYVAISNLPAATFQVTYQLKILTTAIFSVLMLRKSLSRLQWVSLLFLFAGVAIVQVEQEGGRKEASVENDSQNYAKGLAAVIVSCLSSGFAGVYFEKILKGSTASVWMRNVQLGIFGSGLGLLGMWWNDGAAIGEKGFFFGYTPLVWGVIFNQAFGGLLVAVVVKYADNILKGFATSFSIVVSTVTSVYLFGFHVDLLFALGAGLVIGAVYMYSLPKAASGLPPGLLPSSPSSSLSSSAGSVSSGGRNPMSGGTDSETDPFLAKKPTKEKGC is encoded by the exons ATGGCAGGTAGTGAAGCCCCGGGAAACGGGATCAAATTAGGAGCTGAAAAAACTGTCGGGACCAGGAGACAAAGCGAAG ccaataAGAAGCTGAAGTACATCAGCCTGGCCGTGCTGGTCGTGCAGAACGCCTCCCTCATCCTGAGTATCCGTTACGCACGCACCCTCCCTGGGGAGAGATTCTTTGCCACCACGGCTGTGGTCGTGGCTGAGATGCTCAAGGTTGCCACCTGCCTGCTGCTGATCCTGCTCCAGAAGAGAG GGAATCTGAAGGAGTTTTTGGTGCTGTTGTACGACTCGATCTTCGTACAGTACTCGGACACGCTGAAACTGGCCGTGCCGTCTCTCATCTACACCCTGCAAAACAACCTCCAGTACGTGGCGATCTCCAATCTACCCGCAGCCACCTTCCAG GTGACCTACCAGCTGAAGATCCTGACCACCGCCATATTCTCCGTCCTGATGCTTCGCAAGAGCCTGTCTAGGCTGCAGTGGGTCTCGCTCCTGTTCCTCTTCGCTGGCGTGGCCATCGTCCAAGTGGAACAAGAAGGGGGGAGGAAGGAGGCCTCTGTCGAAAACGACAGCCAGAACTACGCCAAGGGACTGGCGGCCGTTATCGTCTCCTGCTTGTCTTCCGGCTTTGCTGGGGTCTACTTCGAGAAGATCCTCAAAGGCAGCACGGCTTCGGTCTGGATGCGGAACGTCCAGTTGGGGATCTTCGGGAGCGGGCTGGGCCTTTTGGGGATGTGGTGGAACGACGGGGCCGCCATCGGGGAGAAGGGCTTTTTTTTCGGGTACACGCCCTTGGTTTGGGGGGTCATCTTCAACCAGGCCTTCGGTGGGTTGCTGGTGGCGGTGGTGGTGAAGTACGCGGACAACATCCTCAAGGGTTTCGCCACCTCGTTCTCGATCGTGGTCTCCACGGTCACCTCGGTGTACCTCTTCGGGTTTCACGTGGATCTCCTTTTCGCTCTCGGGGCTGGGTTGGTGATCGGAGCGGTTTACATGTACAGTCTTCCGAAGGCTGCGTCCGGTCTGCCTCCCGGCTTGCTGCCTTCCTCCCCCTCCTCGTCGTTGTCGTCTTCTGCTGGGTCCGTTTCCTCCGGGGGTAGGAACCCAATGTCGGGAGGGACGGATTCTGAGACGGACCCTTTTTTAGCCAA